The sequence ATTTATGAATTGAATAATATAAGTCGCATAACGACTAATAATATACAAAATTGCGGTATTTGTTAGTGCCTTTTTAGCTAAGGTTTTAAAATTATCCATTAAATTTACAACTATATTTTACAATACTTTTTCATTCTATTTAGTTTTGCAGGTACACCTCCATATATAGAATCAGGCTAAATGTCTTTTGTAACAACAGATTTTGCACCGATAACAGAATTATTTCCGACACGAATTCCAGGTTTAATAAAAACATTCGCTCCAATCCATTTTCGCATGTCCGTCTTTCCCGGGCACAGGAAATAGCGCATGGGGTCATTCAGGCAGAACATGGCGTGAGCAGATTTGATTCAGTAAATTGATCGCGATCTCTGCCTGGGCACTACCAATGAAGCTGACCTGGATACCTCCCGGTAGTTTTATCCTGATCTCTCCCTGACTGCTGCGAGGGGATGAAGCCGGCGAGGATACAGGGGCTTTTATGGGTAGGTTTAAGTTGATTGGTGCCAGCATGTTCGTGGGTGCATCCGGCGCATGATTGCTATAGGGCCGGGTGAGTCCGTACTTGGTTTGCCAGTAGTGGAAGCCAGAGACCGTATAGGACTCGTTTGCACAAAAATCTTTGATGCTTAACCCCCTCTTCTGTTGGCGTTCCAGTATCGCCATGAATTCTTCTTTGTTTACAGGCTTCATAAAAAATAGGTTTGCAGGCAAAGATCGGGAAAAATCATTTTCGCTAAAATGGGTATTTTATCGGGGGCTTACGAAACAACAAGGGCAATTCAAGAAACGGCCTAGGATACTTTTTGCAAAAATAAAACTCGAAATACCACTATGCCGTTCATATCTGGTGTATGATCTGATCACATTTTTAGACTACCCAGTTGAAATTCGCAAGATCTTCTAAAAGACCAACCTGATTGAAAATTTCAACAGCCTAATTCGGGAATTCACCAAAGCCAAACTCTCATTCCCGAATGATGAGGTCGTTAAAATCCGTATATCTTGCTATCAATGAAATAGAAAGGAAATGGACGATGCCTATAAAAAACTGGCCTAATATTTTGAATCAGTTTGTTACTTTTTTTGTGGTAGGGCGCTGTTGTAATTATGAAGCCC comes from Candidatus Margulisiibacteriota bacterium and encodes:
- a CDS encoding IS66 family insertion sequence element accessory protein TnpB, whose product is MKPVNKEEFMAILERQQKRGLSIKDFCANESYTVSGFHYWQTKYGLTRPYSNHAPDAPTNMLAPINLNLPIKAPVSSPASSPRSSQGEIRIKLPGGIQVSFIGSAQAEIAINLLNQICSRHVLPE